A stretch of DNA from Brevibacterium sp. CBA3109:
CATTTGTTTCCCGGCTCGGCTCGCGTCGCCTCGGTGAACTCCTTGGTGATCTGCGGCCATTCCTCGGCCTTCTCGGGCTTGACCTGGAACTTGACGACGATGAAAATCATTTGGATCCTTTCGTAACTGATTGGGTTGGCGGGGTCTTCGCCAACTCTGGTGCTGGTGTAGGCGCGGTGTGTCTCAGGAGAACTGCATGCCGCCGTCGACGAGCATGGTCTGGCCAGTGATGTAGTCCGAGTCCTCGCTGGATAGGAACGACACGAGGTTCGCGACATCCTCGGGAACCGATACTCGTCCGAGAAGGATGTCTCCCGCGTACTTCTTGATTGCTTCCCCTTTGGCCAGTCCCTCCTGTTCTCCGAGCTTCTCATCGATGAGGTCCCACATCGAGGTTCCCACAATGCCGGGACCGTAGGCGTTGACGGTGATCCCGTGTTTCGCCCATTCCATCGCGGCACCCTGCGTCAGTCCGCGCACAGCCCATTTGGTGGCCGAATAGGGTGAGAGCAGTGCGAACGGGCGGAAGGCGACGATCGATGCGGCGCCGATGATCTTTCCGCCGTTGCCCTGTTCGATCATCTGCTTGGCAGCGGCCTGGTAGGACAGGAACACGCCGGTGATATTGACGTTGAGGATCTTCTCGAAATCCTCTTTCGAGTAGTCGATGAGGGGTTCGACCTGAGCGATGCCGGCATTGGCCACGAAGACGTCGAGCTTTCCGCCCACCTCGACGGCGGTGGCCACGAGTGCTTCCACCGAGGCCTGATCGGTGACGTCGACCTCGGCTCCGGTGGCCTTGCCGCCGGCGGCTTCGATGGTCGCTGCCGTCTCCTGTACTCCCTCCTGCATTGTGGGAAGGTCGGCCACGATGACGTGGTGTCCATCGGCGCCGAGGCGCTGTGCGATGCCCTGTCCGATTCCTCGTGCTGATCCAGTGACGACAGCGACGCTGGTGGTCGTGCTCATGGTTGTGCTCCTTCGTGTCTCGTCGTTGAGTAAGCACGATCATTTTGTGCACGAGCGAGTCCTGGAGAATATGGTCCTTCTCATGTGGCGAGAAACTTAGGTCGCCGAGGTGGGGAGTCGGCTTCTCAGCGGGCACCGCCGCGCAGATATCGCGAGCACAATCCCGCGTGCTCACGCAGTGCGGTGTCGAATGTCTTCGCGCGTCCCGTCGCCTTGCTCGAAGGAGTGCTGATCGCGATGGCTCCGATCTGCATGCCTGTGCCGTTGTGGACGGGCACCGCGGCGCAGGTCTGGCGCGGCAGGAACTCGTCGTGTTCCCAGGCGATGCCGCGTGTGGCCACCTCGTTGAGATGGGTGTCGAGCAGGTCCCTGCGTACGATCGTGTGCGGCGTGAGCACGGGCATCCCGCGAGCATCGAGATACGCGGTGCGCTGCGTCTCCGGCATGGCCGAGAGCAGGATCTTGCCGAAGGCGGTGGCATGTGCAGCCTCGTTGAAGCCGAAGCGAAGCGGGCGGAGGCGGGGATGCTTCTCGCAGTCGGAAGAGTAGGTCAGCAGGACGTCCGACCCCCGGTAGATCGCAAAATAGGCAGCCGTGCCCAAGCTGCGATGCAGCTCATCGGTGATCTGACGAATGGGCTGAGGAGCTATGAGGCGCTGCTGGAATGACAGTCCGAGTTCAAAGCACTTCGGTCCGAGTTCGAAGCTCTTGTCTTCCTTCAGGTAGACGAGGTAGCTGCAGTCTTCGAGTTCGTGGAGCAGGCGATAGACGGTGGGCAGAGGGATCTCGAGACGGTCGGCCACGGCCTTCGCTGAGACACTGCCCGAGGAGGACACCGCCTCGAGCACGGAGAAGACTCGGTTGATGACGGTGCTGTTCGACATTCGTGCTCCCATGTTTATCGTCTCGTGAGAATAAGGATAGTGCCCGGTGGTCCAGATCACATAGGTTGCTTATGACCGGTTCGGCAATGGTGCCCGGAACCCCCGGGGCATCAGCAGAGGAGCAAAGGAGCACCCACATGGCATTCCCCGCCAAATTTCCGTCGCTGAACGCGATGGAGATGACCGATGAGGCCCGACAGACTCTTGTCAGAGTGCTGCGCGTGGCATTTCCACACGAGAATTTTCCCGATGGCCCGTACGAACGCACTGCCGACAAGATCCTTGTCGAAGCCGACGCCGAGACCTGGTTTCGAGTCGCACTCATCCAAGGACTGCAGTCACTTGACCAGCTCTCCGACAAGAGCTTCTGCTCACTGGATGACGATGAAGCACTGCGGGTGCTGCGCCGCGTCGAAGGCACGGAGTTCTTCGGATTCGTCCGCCGCACCGCAGCGCTTGGTCTCTACGACGATGAAGAGGTGTGGGAGATCCTGGGCTACCAAGGACCGTCGTTCGACCAGGGCGGCTACGTCAATCGAGGCTTCAATGATCTCGACTGGTTGCCCGAACCGCGCATCCTCTATCCGGAGGGAGAAGAGCTGCCGGAGCTGGGTCCCGGCGCTCACGTGGGACCGCAGATCGTCAATGCGGCCGACACATCGACGAATCAGCCCAGCGCTGAGCAGGCAGAAATGGGCGAGGTGGAGAAATGATGGCAGCGAAACCAGCGTCCGGTGGCAGTGTCACCGGCTACAGCATCGACCAGAACGACGAGGCGGTCGTCATCATCGGGTCAGGCGCCGGAGGTGGCACACTCGCGTATGAGCTGACGGCCAAGGGAATCCCCGTCGTCGTCCTCGAAGCAGGTCCCCATCTGGGACATGACGATTACGTCAACAACGAATGGGAAGCGTTCAACCAGATGGCCTGGCTGGATCCGCGGACGACGACCGGATCGTGGCGAATCGCGCAGGACTTCCCCAACCTGCCGGCATGGATCGTCAAAGCCGTCGGAGGCACGACGACCCACTGGTCCGGAGCCACCCCGCGTTTCAAGAATCATGAGTTCCGTGCCCGCAGCGCCTACGGACGTATCGAGGGTGCGAACCTCCTCGACTGGCCGATCACCCTCGAAGAGATGGCTCCGTACTACGACCGGGCAGAGAAGTCGATGGGGTCGACTCACGTCCACGGTCGACCACCGCTGCCGGCGAACAACAACTACAAGGTCTTCGCCAACGGTGCGAAAGAGGTCGGGTACCGCTACTACGCCACTGGCCCCTATGCCACCAATGCCGAGGAATACGACGGCCGTCCCGCTTCGATCCAGGATGGCTTCAACTTCCAGGGAGACAAGAACAAGTCGAAATGGTCGACCCTGGTCAGGGAGATCCCACGAGCAGCGGAGACGGGCCTGCTCGATCTCCGCCCCGATTCTCAGGCTGTCCAGATCACCCATGATTCAGAAGGAAAAGCCGACGCGGTCCTCTACCTCGACGGGGACGGCAATCTGCAGCGGCAGGCCGCCAAACTGGTGTGCGTGGCCGGCAACTCGATCGAAACGCCCAGGCTGCTGCTCCTCTCGGGCACGCCGAGCTTCCCCGACGGGCTCGCGAACTCCTCGGGCCAGGTGGGACGCAACTATATGCGCCACCTCACCGGGACAGTGTGGGGCCACTTCGACAAGCCCGTTCGCATGTACCGCGGCGAGACTATGGCAGGCGTCATCGCCGACGAGTCGATCCACGATCCCGACCGAGGATTCGCAGGCGGCTACTACATGGAGACGATCTCACTGGGCCCGGCCTTCATGTCGGCATTCGTCGAACCCGGCGCCTGGGGCCCTGACTTCGCCGCACTCATGGACCGCTACCTCAACACGGCGGGCATGTGGATCGTCGGAGAGGACCTGCCGCAGGAATCCAACCAGATCACACTGAACACCACGGTCAAGGACCAGCACGGTCTTCCTGTACCGAACGTCCACTACGACGATCACGCGAATGACCTGGCGATGCGCGAACACGGCTACGCCGCAGGTGAGAGCGTCTATAAGGCGGTCGGTGCCCAGACCTCTCATCGGACACCGCCATATCCGTCGACGCACAATCTGGGCACTGCGAGAATGAGCGAACGGCCTGAGGACGGCGTGGTCGACAAATGGGGTCGCACCCATGATGTGAAGAACCTCTTCATCTCCGACGGCTCGGTCTTCACCTCAAGCGCGGCCGCCAATCCGACTCTGACCATCGTCGCACTGGCGATCCGGCAGGCGGAATACATCGCCGAACAGCTGCGCACTCAGCAGCTTTAGGAAGGAACCACATGTCCCTGCTTTCTCCCGCCGACACGGGACTCACCGACCATCTGCGGGCCGCAGTCGATGAGGTCGGCACCCGTGCCAGCGACCGGCTGGCCGCCGCACATGATGCGTCCCACTACCTGCTGACACCGCAGGCCGTGGTGAAACCGCACAACCGCGACGAGGTGGCGGCGCTGTTCGCAGCGTCACAGAAGTCCGGGGTGCCGATGACCTTCCGTTCCGGTG
This window harbors:
- a CDS encoding acetoin reductase, producing MSTTTSVAVVTGSARGIGQGIAQRLGADGHHVIVADLPTMQEGVQETAATIEAAGGKATGAEVDVTDQASVEALVATAVEVGGKLDVFVANAGIAQVEPLIDYSKEDFEKILNVNITGVFLSYQAAAKQMIEQGNGGKIIGAASIVAFRPFALLSPYSATKWAVRGLTQGAAMEWAKHGITVNAYGPGIVGTSMWDLIDEKLGEQEGLAKGEAIKKYAGDILLGRVSVPEDVANLVSFLSSEDSDYITGQTMLVDGGMQFS
- a CDS encoding IclR family transcriptional regulator; the encoded protein is MSNSTVINRVFSVLEAVSSSGSVSAKAVADRLEIPLPTVYRLLHELEDCSYLVYLKEDKSFELGPKCFELGLSFQQRLIAPQPIRQITDELHRSLGTAAYFAIYRGSDVLLTYSSDCEKHPRLRPLRFGFNEAAHATAFGKILLSAMPETQRTAYLDARGMPVLTPHTIVRRDLLDTHLNEVATRGIAWEHDEFLPRQTCAAVPVHNGTGMQIGAIAISTPSSKATGRAKTFDTALREHAGLCSRYLRGGAR
- a CDS encoding GMC family oxidoreductase, with protein sequence MAAKPASGGSVTGYSIDQNDEAVVIIGSGAGGGTLAYELTAKGIPVVVLEAGPHLGHDDYVNNEWEAFNQMAWLDPRTTTGSWRIAQDFPNLPAWIVKAVGGTTTHWSGATPRFKNHEFRARSAYGRIEGANLLDWPITLEEMAPYYDRAEKSMGSTHVHGRPPLPANNNYKVFANGAKEVGYRYYATGPYATNAEEYDGRPASIQDGFNFQGDKNKSKWSTLVREIPRAAETGLLDLRPDSQAVQITHDSEGKADAVLYLDGDGNLQRQAAKLVCVAGNSIETPRLLLLSGTPSFPDGLANSSGQVGRNYMRHLTGTVWGHFDKPVRMYRGETMAGVIADESIHDPDRGFAGGYYMETISLGPAFMSAFVEPGAWGPDFAALMDRYLNTAGMWIVGEDLPQESNQITLNTTVKDQHGLPVPNVHYDDHANDLAMREHGYAAGESVYKAVGAQTSHRTPPYPSTHNLGTARMSERPEDGVVDKWGRTHDVKNLFISDGSVFTSSAAANPTLTIVALAIRQAEYIAEQLRTQQL